The DNA window ATTAACTTATCTatgaccttttgtttttgcAGACCGTTCTTTATAGATATAACAGCTTTACTGGAATTCATTACAAAGATGATCCAACAATCATGGCATGGGAGCTTATGAATGAGCCTAGATGCACATCTGATCCTTCTGGAAGGACTATTCAGGTTTATTTACCTCCCCTCttcttgttgtctttctttatttctttcctaTCCCTGGATGGATTTAACCTCAATTACCTTGTAGTTGCGCACTTCAACCACTCTTCTTAACTGTTGTTGGCTTTGGTGCTTGTTTGATATAGGCCTGGATAACAGAAATGGCTTCCTTTGTGAAGTCAATTGACAGGAATCACTTACTGGAAGCTGGTTTAGAAGGATTTTATGGACCTTCAACGCCACAGAGGAACAGACTCAATCCTGGTTTGAAGATAGGAACAGACTTCATAGCAAATAACCGCATCCCCGGAATTGATTTTGCAACAGCCCATGCATATCCTGATCAATGGTAACTTGCAATCTAATAAAAACTTCAGAATCTGCTATACTCAAGAGAACCAATTAGCATTACAACAGAGATCTGTCCTTCTAGATTGAATCCTTGTGTAGCCAATACTTGTTAAAAGTTGAATAGCCGCTACTAAATGGATAAATGCCACTGGGTTGATCAGATTTGTAGCTATCCACAGAAATCCATGTTGACCGAGCTATTGAATTACTGTAACAGAACCATGCCTCAATTACCTTGTTGATTGTTTCTTACATGCTCTTGATGCTTGAACAGGTTATCCAGCTCTAGTGATCAATCCcaactttcttttttgaacAACTGGCTCGACACTCACATACAAGATGCGCAAAACATTCTTCGAAAACCAATACTCATTGCAGAATTTGGAAAATCTTGGAAAGACCCTGGTTTCAGCACATACCAGAGAGACCTAGTGTTCAATACCGTGTACTACAAGATATATTCATCAGCTAAAAGAGGAGGAGCAGCTGCAGGAGGCCTGTTTTGGCAACTTCTAACTGAAGGAATGGGCAATTTTCGCGACGGGTATGAAATAGTCCTGGGGCAACCTTCCTCAACTGCAAATGTTATAGCTCAACAGGCACACAAGCTTAATCAAATTCGAAAGATATTTCTGAGAATGAGAAATGTGGAGAGGTGGAAGAGAGCAAGGGCCGCCAGGGCTAGGAGGGGTCGTTGGCAGGGTGGAAAAAAAGGCAAGCGTATTGGAAACTGAAAGCATTATGATTTTAATACGTGAAAGCTAGTGTTGTGAAAAATGATGTCCCATAGTAGAAGCTGTTGTGTTTTGAGTGTAATGCGTGAGATTCTGGGGAAATGGTGTCTCTCTTAGAGATGAATGGTGTTCGTCCAAGAGTGTAGCCAAGTCAAATATATTATACGAGATCAACTTCTCAGTATCTGTACTTGAGTTTGAGACCTACTTTTCGTAGAAGTAAATTCAAGGGAGTTTCCATAGCACTAGCTTGACCTAGGTTGCGACAATTTCTGGCAGGGATCATCATGTTTCAACGCATCAATTCCCTTGACCTTAGTTTCATTGCTGCGGAAGCTTGCAGAGGGATACAAGAACTTGAATACAGAACAAAGTAAAATCAACGATGCTATTGGCCCCTCCCTAGATAGAAAGCTCTCTTTCTAACATTTTGGAAATGTTAAGACTATACTGTATGGTGTTCGTGCATGTATCGGCACTGCCTTAGGTTCACAAAAAAAGGCTAGAAATATGATTCCAGATGATCATTGacccaaacaaaatttaatcaCCTCCCAGATTGCCAGTAAGGCAGTAATGAATTATTATGATGGTAATGGTAACCCAGCAATCTCAGCAGGCAGGAAAATTGCTAGGAACAAAAGCAAGAGGTTGGTATTCAAAAGACGGCATATACAACATTTTATTCTCCTCTTCTGTGACATGACATCGGCGTCTACTGATTGGTCAGATGCTCATCAATTAGCTGTATCATCATGCTCTGGAGCATGAGAATCACTGGAAGAAGATGATCCACTCATTGCTGGGAGATATGACCATGCCAAGGTTGTCATGCCAAGGGTGATTGCAGCAGCAATCGAGCCCCAAACCCACTTCTGCCTCCTTTTCCTTATCTGCCTGTTTCGGCGCGCCGTTTCTGCAAATTTAGAAGCCAAAAAATTAGAACAAGAATCTAGTAATACATATAATGGGGCTCGAATTAGGGCTGGTAACTGGAACCTTAACTAAGGCTGTGAATTGAGCATGCTTACAACAGGAGATCTCAACAATTCTCTTAATTCACACCTGTTCAAAAGTTTTCCACTCAACGCATTTAGAAAGAATGCAAACTGATGTTTTCAAACCAACCCAAACTTGCCAATTAAATTGAACTACTGAAAACCAGTAAGGTCACTGGGTCTACATGCAAATAATGGTATAACCACTAACCATACATGCAAACTTGCCAATCAAATTGAACTACTGAAAACCAGTTAGGCCACTGGGTCTGGTCAACCATACATGCAAATAATGGTACAACCACTAACCACTAGGTCGGGGTGCTTAAATGTTAGCAGTACTGTTTTAAGCTTTCTAGTTGACTAGATCAACAAATTGTGCAGGAAATTTCATAACTAGTTTTATAAATTCCTAACCCAGCTATAAGCCTATCACCACCAAGCCAGTACCATCCTTCTAGGAGGACACCAGATTtctcaactttatttttttgggtccaATAACTTGAATGGGTTTAGAGCATCAGCATGAAGCAGCatacattaaaaattagaaatgcagctaagttttttttttattccacaagCAACAccagttaaaaataaatgagcAAGCTGACTAGCAAAACCTTTGAACATTTAACAAAAATCTCACCTATAACTTCTTGGTTCCACTGAGACAGTTCTCGATTCACTGCCTCGTAATAATGAAGTCGGTCCAACAATCGAGCAATTTCAAAGTTCTTTGCTTCAACCTGAGCTTCCATCTCTATCTCAGCCTCAGCTTTTGCAATACCCCTTCCTATAGATTCTGATACAAACCGAGCAAGATAGATCTGCTGGCAAATCTCCTCTACAGGATTCACATCTGATGGCTGATCACTCTCTGGCACATCAACAGGACAAGCAGGGAGGGAAAGCCCTACCAGAGCTAATTCTTGTCTGATCCTCTGCCACTGGCTTTGCATATTATCCATAGCCTCCTCTGCTTGCTTCCGCTTCTCTATCTCCATCAACAAACTCAATCTCATTTCACGCAATTCAGCTCCATTGTGgtgaggagaaggagaaggctGTTGCCCACTCTCAGAGGATAGCTCTAGTGATAGTAAAAACACAAGAGTAAGCTTCTGCATTCTTTTATGACTCTATTACTTACAATTTGTCACACTACTACTTTTGCTAAGAGAATCCAGAAATAGTCTTGGGAAACAATAATGCTTGAAATCATCATTTTAAACAGCTGCTTATTTTGTATCCATATGGGTCAATGAACAACGAATGAGAAACTCACCATTCAGAAGCAAAATATGTGGTAAAATGATGCCAGACTAAAGACGAGATGACAAACAATATAATGTAtgcaaataacaaaagaaaggaCACAGCACACCATATGGAAAATGTAACAGGAGCAATGACTCCCCAGCATCATAGCTGCAACAAGCTATGAGATACTTCTTAAATGTGGCAGATTAAAAGCAAGATGCCAAACTATATGATGcaagcagataaaaaaaaaagatgaacaagCAACTATAACTTTTCTAACAACCACATGATCTACTAAAGTAAAACAAACACAGAATAATGCAAGATATGAACACCCAAGTACCTTCCCAAGCATCATAAAACTCTCCTACTGGCAAAGCTGCAGTAAGCTTCATAGAACTCTCAACTGCAGTGGTGTCCTCAACATCAGTGTTACTAGTATAACTCATGGAGTCTTGTGGATCAAAGAAATCATCACTGTCCCCATTTCTTTCCACATTCTGCTCAATCGGCTTCAACATATCCTTTTCCAAGGACAAGTCCTTCCTCGTATCACCAGTCCCAAGTTGCACACTACTGCTCCCTCTTTCACCACCATGGCTTCCATTAACACGGCCCACTTCGATAGGACAATCACGGACACCATTCACAACATCCTCTTTACCAGGACACCCGTTTACATCATTCACGAGCTCACCTTCAACAGAACTAGGGATGAAAAAAGTAACTGAATGCCCATTACTCGAATCAACAACCTTATTTTCCCCATTATTCACATTCCCGTTCACCTCAAGTttctccaatttcttcttcctaGAAGCTACATCATCGTCCGAAAAGCTCTTCGAAAGGCGTGGCCCGCGTCTCTTGTGATTAATAATATAAGGCGAAGGAGGAAACGAAGTTGGTGAATCAGGAAGTGGGGTCGATTCAGGAGTCGCATACAGTCCAGGCGATATTTGAGGACGATTACCTTTCCTCTCTATCACCGATGTACTATTCCTCCTCTCCAGGTTTGAATTGGGTAAAGGTGGCTTCAATTCTGGTGGAGGAGGCTTCGGCTTCGGCTTCGGAACTGGGTACTTGTTGTTTGAACTAGGAACTGGCATGTCGACGGATTTCGATGCTCCAGGTTCTAACAACCTATCCAAAGCTAATGCAGTAAAATGTGGCATCCTTCTACACTACCACAACAACAGTCATcaaatgaagaattaaattcaGTAACTAGAAATTTAGAGATTAAACAACTtagttaacaacaaatcaattccaaataaaatccataatagaaactaaatagctaataataaaagttaaatttggTAATTACGGGGAAATTAgtggaaattaaacaaaattagcttagattgattataaaatcacaaaaataaactacaaattcaacaaaaactcAAGCTTTCGACACAATTACTTAGCTAAACTATACAATCAAATCAAGAAacaccccccccccaaaaaaaataataaatagaaccTAATGCTCCATTTCTAGCTTAGATAAGATTTCTAGATggcaaaaacttaaaaaagaaaaaatattttccacccAGCTTTTAAGCTAAGCTACACAATCAAAGCACGTGAAGCCcgattttgatatcaaataGAAAACCAAAACGATACTGTTTGGTAGCTGAAAAACGGCTGACGCAAATCTTAACATCAACTTTTGCACACGgatagagaaagagaaaagaaatacaGCTAAAAAATTACCTTGATAGCGAAGGAGCTGAAGGAGAGGAGAcgcctaaatataaataaataaataaaaatgagctGATAATATTAACAGAGAAATGAAGGATCAGGGGAAGAGTGGATGAAGATTATTTGGTATAGAAGAgcgagagagaggggggggggcgagagagagagggagcaAAACGACATGATTTTGGAAGGAGTAGCACTATATGGTGGTGTCGTGTCGTAGATTGAAATTCACGACTCTTCCCTCCCTGTCATCCGTCAACAAGGGCAAAATAAAGAAGCCGCTTGTTGTCcaagttttttgggttttttttcttacaaaaaaaattgaagtggcCTTTTCGGGTATAAATTATCTCTATCGATCTCCCTAGGGCACACGTAATTGCCCACGTTTtgtgaagggttttttttcaactttgcaAAGTTCAGATTAGTCCCCAAATTATAACCTATTTTTCTATTTcgttgttttaatatattttctctcaattAGATCCTATGTTTTTTCCCTCTTGCATCCTATGAGGAATAAGGCCTTGCCTATTTTGAATTGGGTACTATTGATCactactaatattttttaagaatggCTTTGACTTTGTAATCtttgaaatattgtttttcaaatatccAATGCTTaaagaatattataattttagatttaatgatatgaatgtataaatatcaaaatagtattattatttaatttaaatagtaaAGTAAGAAGTTAAGTGATTATTAATTAAGGGTTTAAAAAACTCCCATGACAAAATTGGGTTTACtgcataaattataaaatcataaagcgAATCACCATCTTAATTAaaccataattaattttaatggggtctttttatttaaattttcactAATATTTAGTGAAAAAACCCTAGCTTCTTATGAAATTGCGTTGTCTTTTAAGCATAATAAACCCATTGTAGATGAGGATGGAAGAATCAACCGATAAGTGTGAACTCTTAGGGATTTAATTGGgattaaaaataatctgaagGATCAATTGAAATTTATCATATTGTAGGAGGACTAGTTTGGAGAGAGCTTTTTGTTGCGTTGTTGACTTGTTATTGatagaataaaaattcaaagtcCTTTTTTTGGGTACTGACTGCTGGTAGAAACGGTCAAATTTAGAGTGTTTGACTTGACAGCGGAGACAATGTTTGGTGTCTGAGATAAATGTTCGACCAGCTGGTCTGACTCCTGAGTGTTTGGAGATGTCGTATTAGGGTTATGATTCGAGAAGTTGATGTCGTTTTTGGATCATGGATAGCTTAAATTTCGCTTTGTTTGTTTTACTACAGAGTTCCCACCACGCAGgagttccttttgttttgttaaaattaattggaGGGGATTGGAAAAGATAAGGGGCATGTAACAAAGTTATAACACTAGACTTGTAATTATAGGATCAAATATAGTTTGAGGATTAGGCGAGTTAATCTCAAtgaaactaaaatttaattttaaaaaaaaatcataaaataatatttttaaaaaaaaaaacatatatttctaTTTAAGAAGCATCAGATTCATGAGTCATTTAATTTACTAGCCAAGTTGGATTTTATAACAGAAAGTATAcacttaacttttaaaaaaattaatttattttttaaaatttatttttgatattaacatattaaaacaatttaaaaatacaagattaAACGCGATCccaaatactttttaaaaatttaatttttaagctaGAGCTAgagtgataaaaataaaactattctaACTCTTTTAATATGAatcttgaagataaaattgatCTACATACACGAAATCTAATCCAAAAaaatgttaacaaaaaaaaatattcaatcatcACTACTTACCCcctttttgtctctttttaataaataaaaaatatgcaaatgagactttaattaatgtgggataaataaaatttttaacataCTTGAGTTTTgcttaaaatataataactcATGAGTCATGAATATCAATgttcgtaaaaaaaaattaataataacatattgcacttaaaatactaaatattatttttaaaaataatctaaaaaattgacaagccaagcatttttttcacaaattaaaTTGCAAAGAATCTCATTCCAAGAGAAACACAATCCAACTTCCAAATTGGTGAAATATATAATAGTGTGCAACTATGCATGTAAATATTTTAGTCATGGATGTATATTTTACTTGAGTGAAgcctttttcattaaataataataataatatatcgtATTGACTATGTTTAATTTGGGATTATCTTGTTAAATACAATGTCTTCTTTATCTCTTCTCAACaatctttctattttatatatctttttattttttaaaacaataaaaaaattgaaaatgtaaaCATCGGCAATTTGTATGGATGGTAATAACTTGGGAGCTCTCTCATCTGGTTGCCTTTGCTTTTGGGCCACAGCTATATCAATCACGTAGTGTTTCTCCATGTCAGCATGTCCGAACACCAAAGGAATGGCTATGGAAGATTACTGGTCCACATCATGGGAACAAAAGCCAACTACGAAGATTCCGAATCTAAGGTAAGGAAATTGCCATGCCTCCTAAAcactatataattttaaatttccaGAAGCACACGTTTTGGATTGGGATTTCATGCCCTCTGTCCTTTCCTTTCTGGtgaattttccttttctctatGTTCATAAAGATTAGTGGTTGATACCCACCAGTCTTGATTCTTGTCGTCGTTATTCTTTATGGTTAGACGAAGTTTCTATCAGCTGGAGATGACAAAATGTTACTGGTGGTGTTGTAATTGAAgctttgatgtgtttttaatatattctagataaaaataaaaataaaataaaaaatcacataataaaaaacaatataaaattataaaaaaaaataaaaagattgttaTCATGACACGAatgaaaacaatataagaaaaacaataagcacacaattctttttgttttaattaacatgaGTGTCGGGGCCAACTTGCGTGCACCTTGATTAATTTCacaagccctgaagttaacgattatgtaagttttcagtggtcctgaggtttgtgggactcgaactagtgatcttCAGGGAATAAATTTAGAATCTGACTAGTTGAACTACACCTTTTATGATTGAATTTAGTCaaatttgaatgagaattaGGTGGgttaattacaataaattttttgtaaataaaataaaataatattactttaaataaaataattaacccaGTAAATGTAACCCGTTAAAACTTAGCTCGGTTGtaatacaatttatatataGGTTTAATTTGTTACTTTCTAGCAATTACATGATTTCAGTTCTATTTTCGAAGATAAGAAATTGTGTAAAATGTTTATAACTTAagtctttttgttaatttctcatgtaaatttaattcaagttCTTTGAATATCCTTCATTTTTAgcctatttttttcaacattacgtactaaaggaaataaaaaaaatgcatttaaaagagaaattaaaaaaaaaaacagtcaatTCCTAACATATGATCCTCGTGACAGGCCCTCCAATATCATATAAAACGCAGGGgctaaaattatccaaaaaaataattccactAGCAATATTACTTTACCCAAGACAcatattact is part of the Populus trichocarpa isolate Nisqually-1 chromosome 7, P.trichocarpa_v4.1, whole genome shotgun sequence genome and encodes:
- the LOC7495490 gene encoding mannan endo-1,4-beta-mannosidase 7, with product MRHLTLVLLLTILIHQGCLHFHVEAGDGFIRARGVQFLLNGSPYYANGFNAYWLMYTASDPSQRSKVSAAFREAASHGLTVARTWAFSDGGYSPLQYSPGSYNEQMFKGLDFVIAEARRYGIKLILSLANNYDSFGGKKQYVNWARSRGQYLTSDDDFFRHPVVKGYYKNHIKTVLYRYNSFTGIHYKDDPTIMAWELMNEPRCTSDPSGRTIQAWITEMASFVKSIDRNHLLEAGLEGFYGPSTPQRNRLNPGLKIGTDFIANNRIPGIDFATAHAYPDQWLSSSSDQSQLSFLNNWLDTHIQDAQNILRKPILIAEFGKSWKDPGFSTYQRDLVFNTVYYKIYSSAKRGGAAAGGLFWQLLTEGMGNFRDGYEIVLGQPSSTANVIAQQAHKLNQIRKIFLRMRNVERWKRARAARARRGRWQGGKKGKRIGN
- the LOC7495489 gene encoding uncharacterized protein LOC7495489 codes for the protein MPHFTALALDRLLEPGASKSVDMPVPSSNNKYPVPKPKPKPPPPELKPPLPNSNLERRNSTSVIERKGNRPQISPGLYATPESTPLPDSPTSFPPSPYIINHKRRGPRLSKSFSDDDVASRKKKLEKLEVNGNVNNGENKVVDSSNGHSVTFFIPSSVEGELVNDVNGCPGKEDVVNGVRDCPIEVGRVNGSHGGERGSSSVQLGTGDTRKDLSLEKDMLKPIEQNVERNGDSDDFFDPQDSMSYTSNTDVEDTTAVESSMKLTAALPVGEFYDAWEELSSESGQQPSPSPHHNGAELREMRLSLLMEIEKRKQAEEAMDNMQSQWQRIRQELALVGLSLPACPVDVPESDQPSDVNPVEEICQQIYLARFVSESIGRGIAKAEAEIEMEAQVEAKNFEIARLLDRLHYYEAVNRELSQWNQEVIETARRNRQIRKRRQKWVWGSIAAAITLGMTTLAWSYLPAMSGSSSSSDSHAPEHDDTAN